The Nocardia sp. NBC_01329 sequence GCTGATCACCGGCGCGGCCAGCGGTATCGGCCGGGCGACCGCACTGGCGACCGCGGCGCGCGGGGGGCGGCTCGTGCTCACCGATATCGATGCCGCCGGACTGGCCGATACGGTCGCCGAGATCGAACGGGCCGGTGGCACGGTGCTCATCGCCGAAGCGTTCGATATCACCGATTACGACTCCGTCGCCGGGTTCGCCACCCGCGTGCACGAGGAGTTCGGCGCCCTCGACGTGGTGATGAACGTCGCCGGGACCTCGGTATGGGGGACGGTCGACAGTCTGGAGATCCGGCACTGGCGGCGGATGATCGATATCAATCTGCTGGGGCCGATCAATATCATCGAGCGATTCGTCCCGCCGATGGTGCGAGCCGGTCGGGGCGGGGCGCTGGTGAACGTCTCCTCGGCCGCCGGTCTGCTGGCCCTGCCGTGGCACGCCGCCTACAGCGCCGCCAAATACGGGCTGCGCGGGTTGTCGGAGGTGCTGCGTTTCGAGCTGGCCGAGCACGGGATCTCGGTGCACGTGGTGACACCGGGCGCGGTCGCCACCCCGCTGGTGCGGTCGTTCGACCTGGTGGGTGTGGACAAGGAGCATCCACGGGTACAGAAGGTCGTCTCGCTGTTCACCCGGCACGCGGTGGCGCCGGAGAAGGTCGCCGCGGTGATCCTGAAGGGGATCGAACGCAACCGGTTCCTGGTGTACAGCTCCTTCGATATCCGTTTCGGGTACTGGTGGAAGCGGAAATTCGCCTTCCCGTACGAACTGCTGATGCGGCAGGCCAATCAGCAGTTCAGCACGCTGAAGCAGTCGGTGAACCGGGATCTGCCAGCGGCGAACACAACAGATTCGGGTTCTCCGCCGGCGAGTTGAACGTCTCGTCGGACCCGTTGTGGTCCGGCTCCGGGCAATCGAGCGTCTCGTCGGACCTGTCGTGGTCCGGCTCCGGGCAATTGAGATGCACGTCCAGTACACGCGCTCCGGGCCCTTCGGCGCCGAGCCTGTCGTACTCGTTCACCAGTTTGCAGCTACCCAGGGACAGGCAGCCGCAGCCGATGCATCCGGTGAGGTTGTCGCGCAGCCGGACCAGCTGGGTTATCCGATCGTCCAGGTCCTCGCGCCAGTCTGTGGACAGCGTCTCCCAATCGCGCCGGGTGGGTGTGCGACCTTCCGGCAAACGGTCCAGGGCGGCTCGGATATCGCTGAGTGGGATGCCGACTCGTTGCGAGATCCGGATGAACGCCACCCGGCGTAACGTCTCACGGGTGTAGCGCCGCTGATTTCCGCTGGTCCGGCGGCTGTTGATGAGGCCTTCGCGTTCGTAGAAATGCAGCGCGGACACGGCTACTCCACTACGCTCGGAAAGCTGGCCCGGGGTCAGCTCTTTGATCTTCCAATCCGCTGTCGGCATCGATACTCCTCCTTTATCTGAACCATACTTCAGGTTGCTGGAGGCCGGGGCGGAATCGGGGCAACTCCCCCGCGAACCGATGGGCGCCGCCGTGCCCGCGCTCCGTTCGCGCACTAGTGTCGGGACATGGGACCAGACGCCGTGCCCGATCCGATATCCGCCCGGGAGGAGAACCGGACCTACCCCGCCGCCTACGGGGTGACCAGTGAGGTCGGCGACCTGCGCGCGGTACTCCTGCACCGCCCCGGCGACGAGTTGCGCCGCCTCACCCCGCGTAACAACGATCAACTGCTGTTCGACGGAATTCCCTGGGTGGAACGCGCCCAGCAGGAACACGACCAATTCACGCAGGTACTGCGCGACCGTGGGGTCGAGGTCCTGCTGGTGGCCGATGTGCTCGCCGAAACGCTCGAGGTGAGCGGCGCCGCCCGTATCCAGGGTATCTCCGCCGCCGTACACGCCCGCCGCCTCGGGCACGCCCTTGCCGACGATCTGGCCGGCTACCTGCGCGGGGTCCCCGCACCCGAACTGGCGCGAATCCTCATGGCGGGGATGACCTTCGACGAACTACCCTTCGCCGCGGACAACACCTCGCTGGTCCGCCGGATGCACCAGGGCGGCGATTTCGTCATCGATCCGCTGCCGAACCTGCTCTTCACCCGCGACTCCTCGTTCTGGATCGGGCCCAAGGTCGCCATCACCGCGCTGGCGCTACCGGCCCGGGCCCGGGAGACCTCGCTCACCGATCTCGTCTACGCCTTCCACCCGCGGTTCCTCGGCGTCCGGCGGGCCTACGAGTCGCATACCGCGCCGATCGAAGGCGGCGATGTCCTGCTGCTGGCACCCGGTGTGGTGGCGGTCGGGGTGGGCGAGCGAACCTCCCCGGCGGGCGCGGAAGCGCTGGCGCGCAGCCTGTTCGACGACCGGCTGGCGCATACTGTGCTGGTGGTGCCGATCGCTCAGAACCGTGCCACGATGCACCTCGACACGGTGTGCACGATGGTCGATACCGACGCCGTCGTGATGTATCCGGGTGTGCGCGAAAGTCTCACGGCATACACGATCCGCCCCGACGAGAACTCCGACGGCTGTGTGGTCACCGGTCCCGACCCCTTCCTACCCGCCGCCGCAGCAGCCATGGGCATCGGCAAACTCCGGGTGATCGATACCGGACTCGACGGGGTCACCGCCGAACGGGAACAGTGGGACGACGGCAACAACACCCTGGCCCTGCGCCCGGGAGTGGTCGTCGCCTACGAACGCAACGAGATGACCAATGCCCGGCTCGAGGACTCCGGTATCGAAGTACTGCGTATCCCCGGATCGGAACTGGGCTCGGGCCGTGGCGGGCCACGCTGTCTGTCCTGCCCGCTTGCCCGGGATCCGGTATGAAATCAGGCCGGATGCGGTAAGAACGAGCCATGCTCGAGATCACGGTGTCCCACGATTCGGGCGTCCCGCCGTACGAACAACTGCGGCTCGCCGTCA is a genomic window containing:
- a CDS encoding SDR family oxidoreductase, which encodes MGRIDRRKSVQDAKTLITGAASGIGRATALATAARGGRLVLTDIDAAGLADTVAEIERAGGTVLIAEAFDITDYDSVAGFATRVHEEFGALDVVMNVAGTSVWGTVDSLEIRHWRRMIDINLLGPINIIERFVPPMVRAGRGGALVNVSSAAGLLALPWHAAYSAAKYGLRGLSEVLRFELAEHGISVHVVTPGAVATPLVRSFDLVGVDKEHPRVQKVVSLFTRHAVAPEKVAAVILKGIERNRFLVYSSFDIRFGYWWKRKFAFPYELLMRQANQQFSTLKQSVNRDLPAANTTDSGSPPAS
- the soxR gene encoding redox-sensitive transcriptional activator SoxR, whose translation is MPTADWKIKELTPGQLSERSGVAVSALHFYEREGLINSRRTSGNQRRYTRETLRRVAFIRISQRVGIPLSDIRAALDRLPEGRTPTRRDWETLSTDWREDLDDRITQLVRLRDNLTGCIGCGCLSLGSCKLVNEYDRLGAEGPGARVLDVHLNCPEPDHDRSDETLDCPEPDHNGSDETFNSPAENPNLLCSPLADPGSPTASAC
- the arcA gene encoding arginine deiminase, coding for MGPDAVPDPISAREENRTYPAAYGVTSEVGDLRAVLLHRPGDELRRLTPRNNDQLLFDGIPWVERAQQEHDQFTQVLRDRGVEVLLVADVLAETLEVSGAARIQGISAAVHARRLGHALADDLAGYLRGVPAPELARILMAGMTFDELPFAADNTSLVRRMHQGGDFVIDPLPNLLFTRDSSFWIGPKVAITALALPARARETSLTDLVYAFHPRFLGVRRAYESHTAPIEGGDVLLLAPGVVAVGVGERTSPAGAEALARSLFDDRLAHTVLVVPIAQNRATMHLDTVCTMVDTDAVVMYPGVRESLTAYTIRPDENSDGCVVTGPDPFLPAAAAAMGIGKLRVIDTGLDGVTAEREQWDDGNNTLALRPGVVVAYERNEMTNARLEDSGIEVLRIPGSELGSGRGGPRCLSCPLARDPV